A window from Polaromonas naphthalenivorans CJ2 encodes these proteins:
- a CDS encoding SH3 domain-containing protein: protein MTAPEKNKTGFAGLSSLESNVDVTEKNPPSPSALSASPTQPDRTNTSTKAASGASAPSSPSTLASIPATQSVRPQAQKTSSSPPPVTYVGSSKVFIVGALTVCVIIVSIIASKSNDATRPAENDANSASTYVEVSVPPKATVPKITFAVASLSANVREKPTARSRQLRVLKQGEILEFIEVTGSFTRVKLLDSTLGFIASELLIPEDDFQRLKNLSARQYVDQRSDEKRLDSVQAQIKPMDDAVSEAISAISSRSPSIKASLQTIDEGRHVGIASDEAAGIWYSLAARAAANSAQFEDAVLNARAAVEAAPLNPDYYVAMGLSSYKIGYLNGLNMGATMLPILAPKSTNAWMIFGLSVATLDNEIKYDTFAIGAFVLAIKLSKNPDVTRKYFLEMSNKSDNIHLKKLLNEALDEESKNPSVFGF, encoded by the coding sequence ATGACGGCTCCAGAAAAAAACAAAACAGGGTTTGCCGGCCTTTCTTCCTTGGAGTCCAATGTTGATGTAACAGAAAAGAATCCACCCTCCCCGTCCGCGCTTTCAGCTTCTCCGACTCAGCCGGATCGCACCAATACTTCGACGAAAGCCGCATCGGGGGCATCAGCGCCATCCTCCCCGAGCACGTTGGCTTCTATTCCTGCAACTCAATCAGTGCGCCCACAAGCTCAGAAGACTAGTTCCAGCCCTCCACCTGTAACCTATGTAGGGTCATCGAAAGTGTTCATAGTGGGTGCATTGACTGTCTGCGTCATCATCGTTTCGATAATTGCAAGCAAATCCAACGATGCCACAAGGCCTGCTGAAAATGATGCGAACTCTGCCAGCACTTATGTTGAAGTCTCCGTCCCCCCAAAAGCGACGGTTCCAAAGATCACTTTCGCTGTCGCGTCCCTTTCCGCAAACGTCCGTGAAAAACCTACCGCACGATCACGTCAGCTAAGAGTTTTAAAGCAGGGGGAAATCCTTGAATTTATCGAAGTGACTGGATCGTTTACAAGGGTCAAGCTCCTCGATTCAACTCTGGGCTTCATCGCATCAGAGCTCCTCATTCCTGAGGACGATTTTCAGCGATTGAAAAACCTATCTGCTCGCCAGTATGTTGATCAAAGATCAGATGAAAAGCGTTTAGACAGTGTTCAAGCTCAAATCAAGCCGATGGACGACGCTGTTTCTGAAGCTATTTCCGCAATTTCGTCGAGATCTCCGTCTATCAAGGCATCGTTGCAAACGATAGATGAGGGAAGGCATGTTGGCATTGCTTCGGATGAAGCAGCGGGGATTTGGTATTCGCTGGCGGCAAGAGCGGCAGCAAATTCGGCTCAATTCGAAGATGCCGTCCTAAATGCGCGAGCAGCCGTAGAAGCCGCCCCACTCAACCCTGACTATTATGTTGCCATGGGGCTTTCCAGCTACAAAATTGGCTACCTCAATGGACTCAACATGGGCGCGACAATGCTGCCGATATTGGCGCCAAAGAGCACTAACGCATGGATGATCTTTGGCCTATCTGTTGCCACTTTAGACAATGAAATAAAGTATGACACCTTTGCCATCGGAGCATTTGTTTTGGCGATCAAGTTATCAAAAAATCCCGACGTAACTAGAAAATATTTTTTGGAAATGAGCAACAAATCCGACAACATCCATCTTAAGAAACTGCTGAACGAAGCGTTAGATGAAGAGTCTAAAAATCCGTCCGTTTTCGGATTTTGA
- a CDS encoding Y-family DNA polymerase, giving the protein MLGSFRNNGCAIARSNEARALGIAMGAPWFEIEHLAESSGLVALSANFALYGDMSDRMMSLAAGLGPAQEIYSIDESFIDLAGVLGDLVQRGLKVRERILQWTGIPCGIGIGATKTLAKLANHIAKTAERKPGSYPATMAQVCDLSALAPEALQEVLAATAVNEVWGVGRRLTAQLSECGIHTAQDLAGLDPAMVRRRWSVVLERTVRELQGMACIALELAPARKHEIACTRSFGQPVTRLADLNEAVTEFASRAAHKLRQQGSLAGQVLVFIRTSPFRPEAQFSRSISMPLRRPSADTGVIVSAALRGLHAIYRPGYQLAKAGVMLFDLQPTTVLQAELDLQRDEAPDRRRLMTTLDDINQRYGPSTVQMASAGLAGDRRAWTMKQERRTPGYITCWADMPVARA; this is encoded by the coding sequence CTGTTAGGGTCATTCAGAAACAACGGCTGCGCGATCGCCCGCAGCAACGAAGCCCGGGCGCTCGGGATCGCCATGGGCGCGCCCTGGTTCGAGATCGAGCACCTGGCCGAGTCAAGCGGGCTGGTGGCGCTGTCGGCCAACTTCGCGCTGTACGGCGACATGAGCGACCGCATGATGAGCCTGGCCGCCGGCCTCGGGCCGGCGCAGGAAATCTACTCGATCGACGAATCGTTCATCGACCTGGCTGGCGTGCTCGGTGACCTGGTGCAGCGCGGCCTCAAGGTGCGCGAGCGCATCCTGCAGTGGACGGGCATCCCCTGCGGCATCGGCATCGGCGCGACAAAAACCCTGGCCAAGCTGGCCAACCACATCGCGAAAACTGCCGAGCGCAAGCCGGGAAGCTATCCCGCGACCATGGCGCAGGTGTGCGACCTGTCGGCCCTGGCGCCGGAAGCGCTGCAAGAAGTGCTGGCCGCCACGGCCGTGAATGAGGTCTGGGGCGTCGGGCGGCGCCTGACGGCCCAGCTCAGCGAATGCGGCATCCACACTGCGCAAGATTTGGCTGGGCTCGACCCCGCGATGGTGCGCCGGCGCTGGTCGGTGGTGCTCGAGCGCACGGTGCGCGAGCTGCAGGGGATGGCGTGCATTGCATTGGAATTGGCCCCGGCGCGTAAGCACGAAATTGCCTGCACCCGCTCGTTCGGGCAGCCGGTCACTCGTCTAGCGGACCTCAATGAAGCGGTCACAGAGTTCGCCAGCCGGGCGGCGCACAAACTGCGCCAGCAAGGCAGCCTGGCCGGCCAGGTGCTGGTGTTTATCCGCACCAGCCCGTTTCGGCCAGAAGCGCAGTTCAGCCGCTCGATCAGCATGCCGCTGCGCCGTCCCAGCGCCGATACCGGTGTGATCGTTTCGGCAGCGCTCAGGGGCCTGCACGCCATTTACCGGCCTGGCTACCAGCTGGCCAAGGCCGGGGTCATGCTGTTCGACCTCCAGCCCACCACGGTGCTGCAGGCCGAGCTGGATTTGCAACGCGACGAAGCACCAGACAGACGCAGGCTGATGACAACGCTGGATGACATCAACCAGCGCTACGGCCCGAGCACCGTGCAGATGGCCAGCGCCGGGCTGGCGGGCGACAGGAGGGCCTGGACGATGAAACAGGAGCGGCGCACGCCGGGCTACATCACGTGCTGGGCGGATATGCCGGTGGCGCGGGCTTGA